A single region of the Saprospiraceae bacterium genome encodes:
- a CDS encoding DUF255 domain-containing protein: MKKYFLPAIALPIILLAVMAINKQKGPYSSATVGNESTPQIVDNPANAYEEGGIKWMTFEEAVKANQSQKRKIFIDVYTDWCGWCKVMDKKTFTDQTVIDYMNEHYYAVKFNAEKGNPVSFQGKNFELVDGGGNRSIHTLAYALLDGRLSYPSYVYLNENNQRITVSKGFKDPVRFLAELKTIEGSTGGI; the protein is encoded by the coding sequence ATGAAAAAATATTTCTTACCTGCCATCGCATTACCCATTATCCTTTTAGCGGTCATGGCCATCAACAAACAAAAGGGGCCATACTCCTCCGCGACTGTCGGAAATGAATCAACGCCCCAAATCGTTGACAACCCTGCCAATGCCTATGAAGAAGGAGGCATCAAATGGATGACCTTCGAGGAAGCCGTTAAAGCAAACCAAAGCCAAAAACGCAAAATATTTATTGATGTTTACACCGACTGGTGTGGATGGTGTAAAGTAATGGATAAAAAAACTTTTACCGATCAGACTGTCATTGATTATATGAATGAGCATTACTATGCGGTAAAATTTAATGCGGAAAAAGGCAATCCCGTTTCTTTCCAAGGCAAAAATTTTGAATTGGTAGATGGCGGCGGCAATCGGTCCATCCACACCTTGGCTTACGCCCTCCTGGATGGTAGGCTAAGCTATCCTTCTTATGTTTATTTGAATGAAAACAACCAAAGAATCACCGTAAGCAAAGGATTCAAAGACCCTGTTCGCTTCTTGGCCGAATTGAAAACTATTGAAGGCAGCACTGGGGGGATTTAG
- a CDS encoding SulP family inorganic anion transporter — MSPQHKTGLFSHLKADLPASIIVFLVALPLCLGIALASGAPLFSGIIAGIVGGVVVGAFSGSQLGVSGPAAGLAVIVLTAIQDLGSFEIFLLAVFLSGIIQLVLGFAKAGIIGYYFPSSVIKGMLAGIGIIIILKQIPHALGYDKDYEGSLTFAQPDGHNTLSELFYMLGAITPGAIVITLVSMAILILWERPFMKKKAIFKTIQGPLVVVGVGILLSLVFNNNPTFALASEHLVTIPVADSIAGFFGQFTFPDFSQLSNPAIYMTAMTIAVVASLETLLCLEATDKLDPQKRVTPANQELKAQGIGNMISGLIGGLPVTQVIVRSSTNIQSGAQTKLSAIIHGGLLLLCAMTIPHILNLIPLASLAAILFLVGYKLAKPVLFKEMYALGWSQFFPFMVTIVGIVLTDLLVGIGLGLTVAIFYVLYNNYKRPYLFKEKEYKSGEPIRFELSEDVTFLHKANILKTLSQIPNDSKMIIDASRSINIDQDVIEIIEDFIENAHYRDIEVSVIERRNRNLSNQVKQFEVAVLNGSSENTEKKSDRIANVH, encoded by the coding sequence ATGAGTCCACAGCACAAAACTGGCCTATTTAGTCATCTGAAGGCTGATCTACCTGCTAGTATAATTGTTTTTTTAGTGGCTTTGCCGCTGTGTTTGGGTATTGCCCTAGCCTCTGGTGCACCCCTATTTTCGGGTATTATTGCAGGCATCGTTGGCGGCGTCGTCGTTGGTGCCTTTAGTGGTTCTCAGCTCGGCGTAAGCGGTCCGGCTGCAGGCCTTGCCGTTATTGTACTAACCGCCATTCAGGATTTAGGGAGTTTCGAAATATTCCTGCTGGCAGTCTTTTTATCTGGTATTATTCAATTGGTTCTTGGTTTTGCTAAGGCTGGAATCATTGGGTATTATTTTCCCTCTTCTGTTATAAAGGGTATGCTTGCTGGTATTGGCATTATTATTATTCTAAAGCAAATTCCGCATGCATTAGGCTATGACAAGGACTATGAAGGCAGCCTCACTTTTGCTCAACCCGATGGTCACAATACACTATCAGAGCTATTCTATATGCTCGGAGCGATTACGCCGGGAGCGATTGTTATTACACTGGTTTCTATGGCTATTCTCATTTTATGGGAGCGTCCATTTATGAAGAAAAAAGCTATTTTCAAGACGATCCAAGGACCATTAGTAGTCGTAGGAGTGGGTATATTGCTCAGTCTGGTTTTTAATAATAACCCAACATTTGCTTTAGCGAGTGAGCACTTGGTCACGATTCCAGTTGCTGATTCGATTGCTGGTTTCTTTGGACAATTCACCTTCCCCGATTTCAGTCAGCTGTCTAACCCCGCTATTTACATGACGGCGATGACTATAGCCGTGGTGGCTAGTTTGGAAACGCTCTTATGTCTTGAAGCAACCGACAAACTCGACCCTCAGAAAAGAGTTACTCCTGCCAACCAGGAATTAAAAGCACAAGGGATCGGTAATATGATTTCAGGTTTGATTGGAGGTTTACCTGTCACCCAGGTGATCGTGCGAAGTTCTACGAATATCCAGTCGGGTGCACAAACAAAATTATCAGCTATTATTCATGGTGGCCTGCTATTGCTTTGTGCCATGACTATTCCCCATATACTCAACCTTATTCCTTTGGCAAGTTTGGCAGCTATTTTATTCCTTGTAGGTTATAAGCTAGCCAAGCCAGTTCTGTTTAAAGAAATGTATGCTTTGGGCTGGTCTCAATTTTTCCCTTTTATGGTAACCATTGTAGGTATTGTCCTAACCGACCTACTTGTTGGAATCGGCCTGGGGCTAACCGTAGCTATTTTTTATGTGCTTTACAATAATTACAAGCGACCTTATCTTTTCAAAGAAAAAGAATATAAATCAGGTGAGCCTATTCGTTTTGAATTATCTGAAGATGTTACCTTCCTTCATAAAGCCAACATATTAAAGACATTAAGTCAGATACCAAACGATTCAAAGATGATCATTGATGCCTCCAGATCGATCAATATCGACCAGGATGTGATCGAGATCATTGAAGACTTTATAGAAAATGCCCATTATCGCGACATCGAAGTATCTGTCATTGAACGCCGAAATCGCAATTTATCCAATCAGGTAAAACAATTCGAAGTAGCGGTACTTAATGGTTCTAGCGAAAATACGGAAAAGAAAAGCGACAGGATCGCAAATGTTCATTAA